The following coding sequences lie in one Arabidopsis thaliana chromosome 3, partial sequence genomic window:
- a CDS encoding uncharacterized protein (unknown protein; FUNCTIONS IN: molecular_function unknown; INVOLVED IN: biological_process unknown; LOCATED IN: endomembrane system; EXPRESSED IN: male gametophyte, pollen tube; EXPRESSED DURING: L mature pollen stage, M germinated pollen stage; BEST Arabidopsis thaliana protein match is: unknown protein (TAIR:AT1G21930.1); Has 42 Blast hits to 42 proteins in 13 species: Archae - 0; Bacteria - 0; Metazoa - 0; Fungi - 0; Plants - 42; Viruses - 0; Other Eukaryotes - 0 (source: NCBI BLink).) has translation MGSQKNVKHLEECTVSNALGTWVFSVLGALVAIPVGIKRKSLGPLVFFGTTGTMLDIIIGVSQCEREHAEHQTKLLQDSQNATTTTTTTNTETEDSSSMS, from the exons ATGGGAAGTCAGAAGAATGTGAAACACCTCGAGGAATGCACTGTTTCCAA TGCATTGGGAACTTGGGTATTCTCAGTCCTAGGCGCATTGGTTGCAATCCCGGTAGGCATCAAACGCAAGTCTCTAGGTCCACTTGTGTTCTTCGGCACAACCGGAACAATGCTCGACATTATCATTGGTGTGAGTCAATGCGAGAGAGAACACGCAGAACACCAAACGAAGTTACTCCAAGACTCTCAAAAtgccacaacaacaacaacaaccaccaaCACAGAGACTGAGGATAGCTCTTCCATGTCCTAA
- a CDS encoding glycosyl hydrolase 9B9 protein has product MSYLTRYFMFSNILGDELLWAATWLYKAKGGKNYLNYVISKKDWSQAVNEFTWDNKFAGIAKAISLNSITEFYNGENDLEKFKTDVESFVCALMLGSSSQQVKPTPGKFSRWHFVN; this is encoded by the exons ATGAGTTACTTAACAAGATActttatgttttcaaatattttgggG GATGAACTTTTGTGGGCTGCGACTTGGTTATACAAAGCAAAAGGGGgaaaaaattacttaaattATGTTATAAGCAAAAAAGATTGGAGCCAAGCCGTGAATGAATTTACCTGGGACAACAAATTCGCAGGCATCG CTAAAGCAATTTCGTTAAATTCTATAACA gAGTTTTACAACGGGGAAAATGACTTGGAAAAATTTAAGACCGATGTTGAATCATTCGTCTGTGCATTGATGCTAGGAAGTAGCTCTCAACAAGTTAAGCCAACTCCTGGTAAATTTTCACG ttggcattttgttaattag
- a CDS encoding glycosyl hydrolase family 9 protein (glycosyl hydrolase family 9 protein; FUNCTIONS IN: hydrolase activity, hydrolyzing O-glycosyl compounds, catalytic activity; INVOLVED IN: carbohydrate metabolic process; LOCATED IN: cellular_component unknown; CONTAINS InterPro DOMAIN/s: Six-hairpin glycosidase (InterPro:IPR012341), Six-hairpin glycosidase-like (InterPro:IPR008928), Glycoside hydrolase, family 9 (InterPro:IPR001701); BEST Arabidopsis thaliana protein match is: glycosyl hydrolase 9B18 (TAIR:AT4G39010.1); Has 814 Blast hits to 811 proteins in 115 species: Archae - 0; Bacteria - 85; Metazoa - 118; Fungi - 2; Plants - 595; Viruses - 0; Other Eukaryotes - 14 (source: NCBI BLink).), whose translation MERVVGNRSPSTPYMASSNSAGSCVALCLIETPIGQESSKMLLISQFDKCTVWFGMLPVWFDLDVRITSGLLSNGEAILSSALILRPTCYIHRRKDMDTPRTLYNISSSSPGSEVSAEAATALAAASLVFKPVDSTYSSTYLNLLISTEVLTKHLAPSTAHTQATR comes from the exons ATGGAAAGAGTTGTTGGAAATCGATCTCCTTCGACTCCATATATGGCAAGTAGTAACTCTGCGGGTTCTTGTGTG GCCTTGTGCTTGATTGAGACTCCAATTGGGCAAGAGTCCTCCAAAATGCTCCTCATTAGTCAGTTTGATAAATGTACCGTCTGGTTTGGTATGCTCccggtttggtttgatttggatGTCCGCATCACCTCCGGTCTACTATCAAATGGGGAAGCAATTTTATCTTCCGCGCTCATACTTCGCCCAACATGCTATATACACAG GCGAAAAGATATGGACACACCTAGAACTCTCTAcaatatatcttcttcttcccctggTTCCGAAGTCTCTGCTGAAGCCGCAACCGCTCTTGCCGCGGCCTCACTTGTTTTCAAACCGGTGGATTCTACTTATTCATCCAC CTATTTGAATTTGCTGATAAGTACAGAGGTTCTTACCAAGCATCTTGCCCCTTCTACTGCTCACACTCAGGCTACCAGATAA